The following coding sequences are from one Bos indicus x Bos taurus breed Angus x Brahman F1 hybrid chromosome 5, Bos_hybrid_MaternalHap_v2.0, whole genome shotgun sequence window:
- the KCNJ4 gene encoding inward rectifier potassium channel 4: MHGHSRNGQAHVPRRKRRNRFVKKNGQCNVYFANLSNKSQRYMADIFTTCVDTRWRYMLMIFSAAFLVSWLFFGLLFWCIAFFHGDLEAGPAGAAAGAPAGGSGAAPVAPKPCIMHVNGFLGAFLFSVETQTTIGYGFRCVTEECPLAVIAVVVQSIVGCVIDSFMIGTIMAKMARPKKRAQTLLFSHHAVISVRDGKLCLMWRVGNLRKSHIVEAHVRAQLIKPYMTQEGEYLPLDQRDLNVGYDIGLDRIFLVSPIIIVHEIDEDSPLYGMGKEELESEDFEIVVILEGMVEATAMTTQARSSYLASEILWGHRFEPVVFEEKSHYKVDYSRFHKTYEVAGTPCCSARELQESKITVLPAPPPPPSAFCYENELALMSQEEEEMEEEAAAAAAVAAGLGLEAGSKEEAGIIRMLEFGSHLDLERMQATLPLDNISYRRESAI, encoded by the coding sequence ATGCACGGGCACAGCCGCAACGGGCAGGCCCACGTGCCCCGGCGGAAACGCCGGAACCGCTTCGTCAAAAAGAACGGCCAATGCAACGTCTACTTCGCCAACCTGAGCAACAAGTCGCAGCGCTACATGGCGGACATCTTCACCACGTGCGTGGACACGCGCTGGCGCTACATGCTCATGATCTTCTCCGCGGCCTTCCTCGTCTCCTGGCTCTTTTTCGGCCTCCTCTTCTGGTGCATCGCCTTCTTCCACGGTGACCTGGAGGCCGGCCCGGCAGGGGCCGCGGCGGGGGCCCCAGCGGGAGGCAGTGGAGCCGCACCCGTGGCCCCTAAGCCCTGCATCATGCATGTGAATGGCTTCCTGGGCGCCTTTCTCTTCTCGGTGGAGACGCAGACGACCATTGGCTACGGGTTCCGGTGTGTGACAGAGGAGTGCCCGCTGGCGGTCATCGCCGTGGTGGTCCAGTCCATCGTGGGCTGTGTCATCGACTCCTTCATGATTGGCACCATCATGGCCAAGATGGCCCGGCCCAAGAAGCGGGCGCAGACGTTGCTGTTCAGCCACCACGCCGTCATCTCGGTGCGCGATGGCAAGCTCTGCCTCATGTGGCGCGTGGGCAACCTACGAAAGAGCCACATCGTGGAGGCCCACGTGAGGGCCCAGCTCATCAAGCCCTACATGACCCAGGAGGGCGAGTACCTGCCGCTGGATCAGCGGGACCTCAACGTGGGCTACGACATCGGCCTGGACCGTATCTTCCTGGTCTCGCCCATCATCATTGTCCACGAGATCGACGAGGACAGCCCGCTGTATGGCATGGGCAAGGAGGAGCTGGAGTCAGAGGACTTCGAGATTGTGGTCATCCTGGAGGGTATGGTGGAGGCCACGGCCATGACCACCCAGGCCCGCAGCTCCTACCTGGCCAGCGAGATCCTGTGGGGCCACCGCTTCGAGCCAGTGGTCTTCGAGGAGAAGAGCCACTACAAAGTGGACTACTCGCGCTTCCACAAGACCTACGAGGTGGCTGGCACGCCCTGCTGCTCAGCCCGGGAGCTGCAGGAGAGCAAGATCACCGTGCtgcccgccccgccgcccccgcccagTGCCTTCTGCTACGAGAACGAGCTGGCCCTCATGagccaggaggaagaggagatggaggaggaggctgCGGCCGCTGCCGCCGTGGCTGCGGGCCTGGGCCTGGAGGCGGGCTCCAAGGAGGAGGCGGGCATCATCCGGATGCTGGAGTTTGGCAGCCACCTGGATCTGGAGCGCATGCAAGCCACCCTCCCGCTGGACAACATCTCCTACCGCAGGGAGTCCGCCATCTGA